From Spirosoma aerolatum, one genomic window encodes:
- the atpD gene encoding F0F1 ATP synthase subunit beta, with product MSKATVVNTGKITQIIGPVVDVSFEGEGTRIPAILDALKVTKTNGQEVILEVQQHLGEDRVRAIAMDSTDGLYRGLDVIDLGTQITMPAGEGIRGRLFNVVGEAIDGIPQPQSKGAGLPIHRGAPKFEDLATSTEVLFTGIKVIDLLEPYAKGGKIGLFGGAGVGKTVLIQELINNIAKAYSGLSVFAGVGERTREGNDLLREMIEAGIIKYGEAFKHSMEEGGWDLTKVDTEELTKSQATFVFGQMNEPPGARARVALSGLTIAEHFRDGDGEGAGRDILFFVDNIFRFTQAGSEVSALLGRMPSAVGYQPTLATEMGVMQERITSTKRGSITSVQAVYVPADDLTDPAPATTFAHLDATTVLSRKISELGIYPAVDPLDSTSRILTAEILGDEHYNTAQRVKQILQRYKELQDIIAILGLEELSEEDKLVVARARRVQRFLSQPFFVAEQFTGLKGVLVPIEDTIKGFNEIIDGKWDHLPEAAFNLVGTIEDAVAKGERIMREAGQ from the coding sequence ATGAGTAAGGCAACGGTAGTCAATACAGGTAAGATTACGCAAATAATCGGGCCGGTTGTGGACGTGAGTTTCGAAGGTGAAGGCACCCGGATTCCCGCCATTCTGGACGCTCTCAAAGTAACGAAAACCAATGGGCAAGAGGTAATTCTGGAAGTTCAGCAGCACCTCGGCGAAGACCGCGTTCGGGCTATCGCTATGGACTCAACCGACGGCTTATACCGTGGCTTAGATGTAATTGACCTGGGCACTCAAATCACCATGCCAGCCGGTGAAGGTATCCGTGGACGGCTGTTCAACGTAGTAGGCGAGGCCATCGACGGTATCCCACAACCTCAGTCGAAAGGCGCTGGTCTGCCTATTCACCGGGGTGCTCCCAAATTTGAGGATCTGGCCACATCGACCGAAGTCCTCTTTACAGGTATCAAAGTAATTGACCTGCTTGAGCCTTACGCCAAAGGGGGTAAAATTGGTCTGTTCGGTGGTGCCGGTGTAGGCAAAACCGTATTGATTCAGGAATTGATTAACAACATCGCGAAAGCGTACTCGGGTCTGTCGGTATTTGCCGGTGTGGGTGAGCGTACCCGCGAAGGAAATGACCTGCTCCGTGAAATGATCGAAGCCGGTATCATTAAATACGGTGAGGCTTTCAAACATTCGATGGAAGAAGGCGGCTGGGACCTGACCAAAGTAGATACCGAAGAACTGACTAAAAGCCAGGCTACTTTCGTATTCGGTCAGATGAACGAACCACCGGGAGCCCGTGCACGGGTGGCTCTGTCGGGTCTGACCATTGCCGAGCACTTCCGCGATGGTGATGGCGAAGGCGCTGGTCGTGATATTCTGTTCTTCGTTGATAACATTTTCCGATTTACCCAGGCTGGTTCGGAAGTATCGGCTCTGCTGGGCCGGATGCCATCGGCCGTAGGCTACCAGCCAACGCTGGCTACCGAAATGGGTGTCATGCAGGAGCGTATCACCTCGACCAAACGGGGTTCGATCACGTCGGTACAGGCCGTTTACGTACCAGCCGATGACTTGACTGACCCAGCTCCAGCTACCACCTTTGCTCACCTGGATGCTACCACCGTATTGAGTCGTAAAATCTCCGAGCTGGGTATCTACCCTGCCGTTGACCCACTCGACTCAACTTCCCGGATTCTGACCGCCGAAATCCTTGGCGACGAACACTACAACACCGCTCAGCGTGTGAAGCAGATTCTGCAACGCTACAAAGAATTGCAGGACATCATCGCCATCCTGGGTCTGGAAGAACTTTCGGAAGAAGATAAACTGGTCGTTGCCCGCGCTCGTCGTGTACAACGCTTCCTGTCGCAGCCGTTCTTCGTGGCTGAACAGTTCACTGGTCTGAAGGGTGTACTGGTTCCGATTGAAGATACCATTAAAGGTTTCAATGAAATCATTGACGGTAAATGGGATCATCTGCCTGAGGCTGCGTTCAACCTTGTCGGTACCATCGAAGATGCAGTAGCGAAAGGTGAACGAATCATGCGGGAAGCTGGTCAGTAA
- the malQ gene encoding 4-alpha-glucanotransferase: protein MLQQRSSGLLLHITSLPSAHGIGDLGPEAYRFADFLEAAGQTYWQILPLAPVDPGAGFSPYSSPSAFAGNILMISLEKLADEKLLSPDDLAIFNEQPVQDVTISEPSSTDRTNSPILAGPLVMAPNAMHAAWIKKRPLLYQAAQTFLREASPAQRSDYDRFCGWNTRWLDDYALFTALQEETGEPSWIRWPVELVRRDSKEIAHQTDLLHERIETNKVLQYFFQRQWNELMAYCFDKKIHLIGDIPIYVQFNSVDVWANPGLFKLDENFQPLFVAGAPPDYFSEYGQRWGNPIYDWAEHERTGFDWWMHRLRHQMSLYSLTRLDHFLGFAEYWEIPAHEPTAKVGQWVKAPIEPFMKAMYRQFVNLPIIAEDLGDKAAEIQPYLRHYGIPGMRVLQFGFGKDMPTATHIVHNHTENFVVYSGTHDNNTTLGWFREANNEQRQRINDYVGMKVTEKNVVDQICRLTMQSVARLAILPVQDILNLDESNRMNTPGLGGRSWQWRLQPGQLTDNVAQKLLKLTQMAGRA from the coding sequence ATGCTTCAACAACGCTCAAGCGGTTTATTACTACATATTACATCGTTGCCTTCGGCTCATGGTATCGGAGATTTAGGACCTGAGGCCTACCGTTTTGCCGATTTCCTGGAAGCCGCCGGACAAACTTACTGGCAAATCCTGCCGCTGGCCCCCGTCGATCCGGGAGCTGGTTTTTCGCCATACAGCAGCCCATCGGCTTTTGCTGGTAATATACTCATGATCAGCCTCGAAAAACTGGCTGACGAAAAGCTGCTTAGCCCTGACGATCTGGCCATATTCAATGAGCAGCCGGTTCAGGATGTAACCATCTCCGAGCCATCCAGTACGGATCGAACGAATTCACCGATTCTGGCGGGTCCACTTGTGATGGCGCCCAATGCGATGCATGCGGCCTGGATCAAAAAACGTCCCTTACTCTATCAGGCTGCTCAAACGTTTTTGCGCGAAGCCAGTCCCGCACAACGTAGCGATTACGACCGTTTTTGCGGATGGAATACACGCTGGCTAGACGATTACGCCCTATTTACTGCCTTGCAGGAGGAAACTGGCGAACCCAGCTGGATTCGGTGGCCTGTTGAACTGGTCCGGCGTGACTCTAAGGAGATAGCGCATCAGACCGACTTACTACACGAGCGAATCGAGACCAACAAGGTGCTGCAATACTTTTTTCAGCGCCAGTGGAATGAACTAATGGCGTATTGTTTCGATAAGAAAATTCATTTGATTGGCGATATCCCCATTTATGTTCAGTTCAACAGCGTTGATGTGTGGGCCAATCCGGGTCTGTTTAAACTGGATGAAAACTTTCAGCCCTTATTTGTAGCAGGGGCTCCCCCGGATTATTTCAGTGAGTATGGTCAGCGCTGGGGCAATCCAATTTATGACTGGGCCGAGCATGAGCGAACCGGATTTGACTGGTGGATGCACCGGCTCCGGCATCAAATGTCGCTGTATAGCCTGACACGGCTTGACCATTTTTTAGGTTTTGCCGAATATTGGGAAATTCCAGCACATGAGCCTACGGCCAAAGTTGGTCAGTGGGTGAAGGCTCCCATTGAACCATTTATGAAGGCCATGTATCGGCAATTTGTAAACCTGCCTATCATTGCCGAGGATTTGGGCGACAAAGCCGCCGAAATACAGCCCTATTTACGGCATTATGGCATTCCGGGAATGCGGGTGCTTCAGTTCGGTTTTGGGAAAGACATGCCTACCGCAACCCATATTGTGCATAACCATACCGAAAACTTTGTGGTCTATTCGGGAACGCATGATAATAATACCACCTTGGGATGGTTTCGGGAAGCGAATAATGAGCAACGACAGCGCATCAATGACTATGTAGGCATGAAAGTGACGGAAAAAAATGTTGTCGATCAGATTTGCCGATTAACCATGCAGTCGGTGGCCCGATTAGCGATTCTTCCGGTGCAGGATATTTTGAATCTAGATGAATCGAACCGCATGAACACACCTGGACTGGGTGGCCGAAGCTGGCAATGGCGGTTGCAACCTGGCCAGCTGACGGATAATGTAGCTCAGAAATTGCTGAAACTGACCCAAATGGCAGGAAGGGCGTAA
- a CDS encoding tetratricopeptide repeat protein: MSSLFFWKDWNRSYRFAYLVSSSLFIISLFLFVIAWIRGLGNAVHWDVLSELADVPITFYNFSDGLLDYAVNGKAYAVSEQFLAGPMQIRPEMATAFLVGICIAFVLVLSAVTRFDRIRYLISMAILILGLAFFRWEMLEVPGLGGNYLFLLLTFLFGSVSYYFHAFRSDYPILIRMAAFSLLTVLVATGLTLVSPVKFPGLLVVSYGMPVLLAYSAGFIFFMAAEIMAGLVWLTSVGRAEEGSAPGNSKRTLGINNLLVISFLYLINLALIWLKNTRSIDWDVLAISPFLLYLITVVAGVWGFRRMIQQQDVMSFRDSGAFLYVGLALLTTLTMAYAFATANDPVVELFEDVIVYTHLAMGLVFLAYVVINFWPIYQQNLAVYRILYKPKRLELSLFRIVGIVVFVVLLASGGLITFRQGVAGYYNGLGDYYTACGESASATAFYQLALEQEFQNHKSNYALATQALGTNNQTTAAFYFQQALLKQPSPQDYAGLSQTYLQTNLFFEAVKILQRGIRAFPKSGELQNNLGYLYARTSVADSAYYYFTAATSHADQNEVPQSNLLALYARNPNVLQADSTLAKNVKESAYESYQANALALRLVAQTDTTQPKQPGWLSDKAASQGLSIGRFASLFNYALATKQTDAALTKTMQQLSIQPANQDFTDEILLALAVAEYKRHDHPAAFGLMTQLGEGDQQNGSSYRAIAGLWMMEQGLYRRAAETFGYNSDTTSIYYRAIALTKANDPVLAQSLWETAALGDPAVQAIKQVYYQERKPETDLEKAFYATYRLDDANRGAYWETIQDPSLKSVAGVALANDFLDQLQWRNAQLVLSGLPDSSKVSPIALSLRTVTAIRLAAFRRSVGAAETMAKQPILPDYQAERFYWLGQTYERTRHPANARNAYRKAIQLAPLNAQMAATFAQFEQQQKQTRRAYDLVLTALPYNEDNAELLKTYVSLCLDLSLFDYARNGLEKLRNAANPTDYQAFLRTYQEKLASIENSRQKFLQ; the protein is encoded by the coding sequence ATGTCATCTTTATTTTTCTGGAAGGATTGGAATCGGTCTTATCGATTTGCCTATTTAGTTAGTAGTAGTTTATTCATTATCAGCCTGTTTTTGTTTGTCATTGCCTGGATACGTGGTTTGGGCAATGCCGTCCATTGGGATGTCCTGAGCGAACTGGCCGATGTACCTATTACCTTTTATAACTTCTCCGATGGCTTACTCGATTATGCCGTGAACGGGAAAGCCTACGCTGTTTCGGAGCAATTTTTGGCGGGGCCTATGCAAATTAGGCCTGAGATGGCTACCGCTTTTCTGGTGGGAATCTGTATCGCTTTTGTGCTGGTGCTGAGCGCCGTAACCCGCTTCGACCGGATTCGGTATTTGATCAGTATGGCTATTCTGATTCTGGGATTGGCCTTTTTTCGCTGGGAAATGCTCGAAGTACCGGGGCTAGGTGGCAATTATCTGTTTCTACTACTGACGTTTTTATTCGGGTCAGTAAGTTATTATTTCCATGCTTTTCGCTCCGATTACCCGATTCTGATACGTATGGCGGCATTTAGCCTCCTGACGGTTCTGGTAGCAACTGGGTTGACACTTGTGTCGCCGGTGAAGTTTCCGGGCCTACTGGTTGTGAGCTACGGGATGCCCGTACTGCTGGCGTATAGTGCTGGTTTTATATTTTTCATGGCAGCCGAAATAATGGCAGGTCTGGTTTGGCTTACCTCCGTTGGGCGAGCCGAAGAAGGCAGTGCCCCTGGAAATTCAAAGCGGACATTGGGTATAAATAACCTGCTCGTCATCAGTTTTTTGTATCTGATCAATCTGGCACTCATCTGGCTTAAAAACACCCGGTCGATCGATTGGGATGTGTTGGCAATCAGCCCTTTTCTGTTGTATCTCATTACGGTAGTCGCAGGTGTTTGGGGCTTTCGCCGGATGATTCAACAGCAGGATGTGATGTCCTTTCGTGATTCGGGGGCCTTTCTGTATGTAGGGTTGGCATTGCTAACTACGCTTACCATGGCGTATGCGTTTGCTACAGCGAACGACCCTGTCGTTGAGTTGTTTGAGGATGTCATTGTGTATACTCATTTAGCGATGGGGCTGGTGTTCCTGGCCTATGTCGTTATCAATTTCTGGCCCATTTACCAGCAAAATCTGGCGGTATATCGAATCCTATACAAACCCAAACGACTGGAACTTAGCTTGTTTCGAATTGTTGGTATTGTCGTTTTTGTGGTTCTACTGGCATCAGGTGGACTGATTACGTTTCGGCAAGGAGTGGCCGGATATTATAATGGCCTGGGGGATTATTATACGGCTTGTGGCGAATCGGCGTCGGCCACCGCCTTTTACCAGTTAGCGCTAGAGCAGGAGTTTCAAAACCATAAATCCAATTACGCGCTGGCTACGCAGGCTCTGGGAACGAATAACCAGACCACAGCCGCTTTCTATTTCCAGCAGGCATTGCTCAAACAACCCAGCCCACAGGATTATGCTGGATTGAGTCAAACCTATCTGCAAACCAATTTATTCTTCGAAGCCGTTAAAATCCTGCAACGGGGCATTCGGGCTTTTCCGAAAAGTGGTGAGCTACAGAATAATCTGGGGTATCTCTATGCCCGAACCAGCGTGGCCGATTCGGCTTATTATTATTTCACAGCGGCTACGAGCCATGCCGACCAAAATGAGGTGCCTCAGTCGAATTTGCTGGCCTTGTATGCGCGAAATCCCAATGTACTACAGGCCGATTCTACGCTCGCTAAAAATGTGAAAGAATCGGCTTATGAGTCGTATCAGGCTAATGCGCTGGCCCTCAGGCTCGTAGCTCAGACCGACACAACTCAACCGAAACAACCTGGCTGGTTATCCGATAAGGCGGCCAGTCAAGGCTTGAGTATTGGACGATTCGCGAGCTTGTTCAATTACGCACTGGCTACCAAACAGACGGATGCAGCCTTGACTAAAACGATGCAGCAATTGTCTATTCAGCCTGCTAACCAGGATTTTACAGACGAAATCCTGCTGGCGCTTGCTGTAGCGGAATACAAACGACATGATCATCCGGCGGCTTTCGGGCTAATGACTCAACTGGGCGAAGGTGATCAGCAAAATGGATCTTCTTACCGGGCTATTGCGGGGCTGTGGATGATGGAGCAGGGGCTGTATCGTCGGGCGGCCGAAACGTTCGGTTATAATTCTGATACGACTTCTATCTACTACCGGGCTATTGCGTTGACCAAGGCGAATGATCCGGTATTGGCGCAGTCGCTTTGGGAGACGGCTGCCTTGGGTGATCCGGCTGTGCAGGCAATCAAGCAGGTATATTACCAGGAACGTAAACCGGAAACTGACCTCGAAAAAGCATTTTATGCCACCTATCGACTCGATGACGCCAATCGGGGGGCGTATTGGGAAACCATTCAGGACCCCAGTTTGAAATCGGTGGCTGGGGTTGCCTTGGCGAACGATTTCCTTGACCAGTTGCAGTGGCGAAATGCACAGTTGGTATTGTCCGGATTGCCAGATTCATCGAAAGTTAGTCCAATCGCTTTATCATTGCGTACGGTAACAGCCATTCGGCTGGCGGCTTTCCGGCGAAGTGTAGGAGCGGCTGAGACGATGGCAAAGCAACCTATTTTGCCCGATTATCAGGCCGAACGTTTTTACTGGTTAGGACAGACCTATGAGCGTACGCGACACCCCGCCAACGCCCGCAATGCCTATCGGAAAGCGATACAACTGGCTCCGCTGAATGCGCAAATGGCCGCTACGTTCGCTCAGTTTGAACAGCAGCAAAAGCAGACCAGGCGGGCCTATGATCTGGTATTAACTGCCCTGCCCTATAACGAAGATAATGCCGAACTTCTCAAAACGTACGTGTCGCTTTGCCTGGATTTGAGCTTGTTCGATTATGCCAGAAATGGTCTCGAAAAACTACGGAATGCAGCTAACCCTACCGATTATCAGGCATTTCTGCGGACTTATCAGGAAAAACTGGCGTCAATCGAAAACAGCCGTCAAAAGTTCTTACAATAA
- a CDS encoding ABC transporter ATP-binding protein, which yields MNIIETHNIAKRYVMGTEVIEALKSITISIQKGEYVAFMGPSGSGKSTLMNIVGCLDTPTSGQYILNNQDVSSMGENELAEVRNKEIGFVFQTFNLLPRQTSLENVALPLIYAGYSKADRIEKAMLALKNVGLENRAGHRPNELSGGQRQRVAVARALVNDPSILLADEPTGNLDTKTSYEIMDLFDQIHSKGNTVIMVTHEEDIAEYAHRIIRLRDGLIETDRQNTNIRKAQALMQSLE from the coding sequence ATGAATATCATTGAGACCCACAATATTGCCAAACGGTACGTAATGGGTACCGAAGTGATTGAAGCACTCAAATCCATTACTATTAGTATTCAGAAAGGAGAATATGTTGCGTTTATGGGGCCTTCCGGTTCCGGAAAATCAACACTGATGAACATTGTTGGCTGTCTGGATACACCAACGTCGGGGCAGTATATTCTGAACAATCAGGATGTGAGTAGCATGGGCGAAAACGAACTGGCTGAAGTGCGTAATAAAGAGATCGGCTTCGTCTTTCAGACATTTAACCTGCTTCCCCGGCAAACCTCGCTCGAAAATGTGGCCCTGCCACTCATCTATGCGGGTTATAGCAAAGCCGACCGCATTGAAAAAGCGATGCTGGCCCTGAAAAATGTTGGACTCGAAAACCGGGCTGGGCACCGCCCAAACGAGCTGTCGGGTGGGCAGAGGCAGCGGGTGGCGGTGGCGCGGGCACTGGTCAACGACCCCAGTATTTTGCTGGCCGACGAACCGACGGGTAACCTCGACACCAAAACATCGTACGAGATTATGGACCTCTTCGACCAGATTCACAGCAAAGGCAATACCGTGATTATGGTAACGCACGAAGAAGATATTGCCGAGTATGCCCATCGGATTATCCGACTCCGCGATGGACTGATCGAAACGGATCGGCAGAATACAAACATTCGCAAAGCACAGGCCCTGATGCAATCGCTGGAATGA
- a CDS encoding heme-binding domain-containing protein, with protein MVRKILIALLVILVLIQFFRPEKNQASGMSPNDITTKYAVPANVQTVLKRSCYDCHSNNTTYPWYNNIQPVAWWLSHHIDEGKRELNFSEFATYQPKRARHKLDEVEEVVTEGSMPIGSYLWIHGDAKVSPEDAKLLADWSKGLKNQIPAPAGEEEEHEHHHEEH; from the coding sequence ATGGTCCGTAAAATTCTTATTGCCCTACTTGTGATCCTGGTTCTCATCCAGTTTTTCCGCCCCGAAAAGAATCAGGCTTCGGGTATGTCGCCCAACGATATTACTACAAAATATGCCGTACCTGCTAATGTACAGACGGTATTGAAACGTTCCTGTTACGACTGTCATTCCAACAATACGACCTATCCCTGGTACAATAACATTCAGCCTGTAGCCTGGTGGTTAAGCCATCACATTGATGAAGGTAAACGAGAATTGAATTTCTCGGAGTTTGCCACTTATCAGCCCAAACGAGCCCGGCATAAACTAGATGAAGTAGAGGAGGTTGTCACGGAAGGTTCGATGCCCATTGGTTCATATCTGTGGATTCACGGCGATGCCAAAGTCAGCCCCGAAGATGCTAAATTACTGGCCGATTGGTCTAAGGGTCTGAAAAATCAGATTCCGGCTCCGGCAGGTGAAGAAGAGGAGCATGAGCATCATCACGAAGAGCATTAA
- a CDS encoding hemin-degrading factor: protein MITAQSLKERWATFKQENPKTRIRDAANQLGVSEAELVATQVGDTVQRLEGDFRQLLKDVPTLGYVMALTRNDNIVHERKGVYEKVSFNDQTGLVLGPDIDLRLFMSHWHFGFAVNENDRKSLQFFDQDGQAIHKIYMTDKSDVAAYEALVQIYLAADQTAPVVTVPYPEKTKDINNEDIDVQAFQADWLAMQDTHEFFGLLRKYKLEREQGLRMAPEGYAEPISVDQLKKLFETVAQRELPIMIFASSPGCIQIHTGPVKKLVSMGPWYNVLDPEFNMHLREDQINSIWVTRKPTKDGIVTGLDLFDKDGNTIALIFGKRKPGVPEMQEWQNIVNETIAA from the coding sequence ATGATTACAGCACAAAGCCTGAAAGAACGCTGGGCTACCTTTAAACAAGAAAACCCTAAAACCAGAATTCGGGATGCCGCCAACCAACTGGGAGTCAGTGAAGCCGAATTAGTAGCTACGCAGGTTGGCGATACGGTCCAACGGCTGGAAGGCGATTTCCGCCAACTGCTCAAAGATGTGCCGACGCTCGGTTATGTCATGGCCTTGACACGTAATGATAATATTGTTCATGAGCGTAAAGGCGTCTACGAAAAGGTATCGTTTAACGATCAGACCGGCTTGGTTCTGGGACCCGATATTGATCTGCGCCTATTCATGTCGCACTGGCATTTTGGATTTGCGGTCAACGAAAACGACCGCAAAAGCCTACAATTCTTCGATCAGGATGGGCAGGCCATCCATAAAATTTACATGACCGACAAATCGGATGTAGCTGCCTACGAAGCACTGGTTCAGATATACCTCGCTGCCGATCAAACCGCTCCCGTCGTTACAGTTCCATACCCTGAAAAAACGAAGGATATTAACAACGAAGATATTGATGTACAGGCCTTTCAGGCAGATTGGCTAGCGATGCAGGATACGCACGAGTTTTTCGGATTATTGCGTAAATACAAACTCGAACGGGAACAGGGTCTACGCATGGCCCCCGAAGGTTATGCTGAGCCAATTTCTGTCGATCAGCTTAAAAAACTATTCGAGACGGTCGCCCAGCGGGAGTTGCCGATTATGATTTTTGCATCAAGCCCCGGCTGTATTCAGATCCATACAGGTCCAGTTAAAAAACTGGTGAGTATGGGCCCCTGGTACAACGTACTCGATCCTGAATTCAATATGCACCTGCGGGAAGATCAGATCAACAGCATCTGGGTAACGCGCAAACCCACGAAAGATGGCATTGTGACGGGCCTGGACTTATTCGATAAAGACGGCAACACCATTGCCCTAATTTTTGGAAAGCGTAAACCCGGCGTTCCTGAAATGCAGGAATGGCAAAACATAGTGAACGAAACCATTGCCGCCTGA
- a CDS encoding heme ABC transporter ATP-binding protein yields the protein MLEVRNLSYQIRSRNLLNNVSFQAKPGELLAIVGANGAGKSTLLKLCTRELKLSGGSVNLHGKNLEAYSEKELALFRAVLPQQNAVVFPFLVSELVLMGRYPHFDFHPSEHDYQVAELALKKVGMWEFASRVFTTLSGGEQQRVQLARVLAQIWDASEGILFLDEPITGLDLLHQHQLLEIAREFTQKGFCVVVILHDLNLAAQYADQIVMLRAGYIEAIGTPQEVITVDTIQRVFNLAVWLVSHPELDCPMIVPQQHQFSEHN from the coding sequence ATGCTGGAAGTCAGAAATCTTTCCTATCAGATTCGGAGTCGAAACCTACTCAACAACGTTTCGTTTCAGGCCAAACCGGGTGAGTTATTGGCCATCGTAGGCGCAAACGGAGCTGGGAAATCGACCTTGCTGAAGCTGTGTACCCGTGAGCTAAAACTCTCTGGCGGATCCGTTAACCTTCATGGGAAGAACCTGGAAGCCTATTCGGAGAAAGAACTTGCTTTGTTTCGGGCGGTACTGCCGCAGCAAAATGCCGTCGTTTTTCCATTTCTGGTTAGCGAGCTGGTGCTTATGGGCCGTTATCCTCATTTCGATTTCCATCCCTCCGAACACGATTATCAGGTGGCCGAACTGGCCCTGAAAAAAGTAGGGATGTGGGAATTTGCCTCCCGGGTCTTCACTACGTTATCCGGTGGCGAACAGCAACGCGTACAATTAGCACGGGTACTGGCGCAAATCTGGGACGCATCAGAGGGCATTTTATTTCTAGATGAACCCATAACAGGGCTCGACCTGCTTCATCAGCATCAGCTACTGGAGATTGCCCGCGAATTCACGCAGAAAGGCTTTTGTGTCGTTGTCATCCTTCACGATCTCAATCTGGCCGCTCAATATGCCGATCAGATCGTCATGCTCCGTGCGGGGTATATAGAAGCCATCGGCACACCGCAGGAAGTGATCACCGTCGATACGATCCAGCGCGTGTTTAATCTGGCAGTCTGGCTCGTCAGCCATCCTGAGCTTGACTGCCCCATGATCGTGCCACAGCAACATCAATTTTCTGAACATAACTGA
- a CDS encoding FecCD family ABC transporter permease yields the protein MDTLTVVRNPPLKTGVSPSSLKQSINPWLMPVLLGGLVATVVFSAGIGAVRVSPYEILLIIARSLGYTVAVDPTKEAILLAIRLPRVCVAVLIGAGLAISGAAIQGLFRNPLADPGLIGISSGASLAAVTMIVLEVSFFQKLSGMLGLYALSVVAFSGACTTAFLVYRIARIAGKDIITTMLLTGIAINALSGALTGIMTYLATDEQLRNITFWSLGSLGGASWTSVLAILPFTIIALVGIPRLGKSLNLLALGESQASMLGVNLKLVKRQVILFSTLAVGTSVAVAGIIGFIGLVVPHLIRMGAGSDHRRVLTGSALGGAIILTLADSLSRTLVAPAELPIGILTALVGTPVFLWILFRERRRTLA from the coding sequence ATGGATACCCTTACCGTGGTTCGTAATCCTCCGTTGAAAACAGGGGTCTCGCCATCGTCGCTAAAACAATCTATCAATCCCTGGCTGATGCCAGTCTTACTTGGTGGGTTAGTGGCAACCGTCGTTTTTTCGGCAGGGATTGGTGCTGTACGCGTGTCGCCTTACGAAATCCTGTTAATTATAGCCCGGTCACTCGGCTACACCGTTGCTGTTGACCCGACAAAGGAAGCCATTCTTTTAGCTATTCGATTGCCACGCGTTTGTGTGGCCGTCTTGATTGGCGCTGGCCTGGCTATTTCAGGCGCTGCGATTCAAGGGCTTTTTCGAAATCCGCTGGCCGATCCGGGTCTGATCGGCATTTCATCAGGAGCATCGCTGGCTGCGGTGACGATGATCGTGCTTGAAGTGAGTTTTTTTCAGAAGTTAAGCGGTATGCTGGGGCTGTATGCCTTATCGGTGGTAGCCTTTTCGGGCGCCTGTACGACCGCTTTTCTGGTGTACCGAATTGCGCGAATAGCCGGGAAAGATATCATCACAACCATGCTACTCACGGGTATTGCGATCAATGCGTTATCGGGTGCGTTGACGGGTATTATGACCTATCTGGCTACGGATGAGCAACTTCGCAATATTACCTTCTGGAGCCTGGGCAGTCTGGGTGGTGCTAGCTGGACATCGGTTCTGGCCATTTTACCCTTTACGATCATTGCGCTGGTTGGCATTCCCCGTCTGGGCAAATCGCTGAATCTGCTGGCGCTGGGCGAAAGCCAGGCGAGTATGCTGGGCGTGAACCTTAAACTTGTCAAACGGCAGGTCATTCTTTTCTCGACACTGGCCGTCGGCACCTCAGTAGCCGTTGCGGGCATCATTGGATTCATCGGGCTGGTGGTTCCCCACCTGATTCGGATGGGTGCCGGGTCCGATCATCGACGTGTCTTGACCGGCTCTGCGCTGGGTGGCGCCATCATTCTGACACTGGCCGATTCTCTTTCCCGAACGCTGGTGGCGCCCGCTGAACTGCCGATTGGCATACTGACGGCTTTAGTTGGAACGCCCGTCTTTTTATGGATTTTATTTCGGGAACGACGTCGTACCCTTGCCTAA